One window of Candidatus Nitrospira kreftii genomic DNA carries:
- a CDS encoding hypothetical protein (conserved protein of unknown function), with protein MKLASDRAAGFWTPRPPSLDAVLARLESLSRNPTFVLQREIGLARALRPYLGGGTARIVAPLAQETELANLSLICDFYPEDGQLSLIEQLRDIITEHISDEERRWLDPLKHSYLDVLELTSVAKAEEELTVRSIGDRTSYVVPGVESLKDVVVGQVLLTRVIRDPNAGTSKKVVWSGSGIILSPADAHALLEITTEWRREMEVSSGSFGLGEWQEFAKRFGYMLLWAFAQLRMDALVDAVVHIRYRRPDGQPYLYAVALYDHHEYRSFVDGLSEMNELESEKAASSAERQGQAGPFPPARTWVQRDRNGGSDRIVLRVTLTSSQLMVECDGAERLDQIKHRLAAMFGFSLHFRDETLAPPVRQLSRAELMSDEPPTLVVMGEEDRRLLNQFLENAYLEWSDQPHLALGAQTPRHAAASPDLRGKVGELIDEMEQHDLGRQRCGQRAFNYNRLRGHVGLEEQPGDLW; from the coding sequence ATGAAGCTCGCGAGTGACCGGGCGGCCGGGTTTTGGACACCGAGACCTCCGTCTCTTGATGCGGTGCTCGCGCGGCTTGAATCGCTCTCGCGCAACCCCACGTTTGTTCTGCAACGGGAGATCGGGCTGGCACGAGCCCTCAGGCCCTACTTGGGAGGAGGTACCGCGAGAATTGTGGCGCCGCTCGCACAAGAAACTGAACTCGCCAACCTCTCGCTCATCTGCGATTTCTATCCTGAAGACGGCCAGTTGTCGCTCATCGAACAACTGAGGGATATCATCACCGAACATATCTCAGATGAGGAACGGCGATGGCTCGACCCGCTGAAACATTCTTATCTCGATGTATTGGAACTCACCTCTGTGGCGAAGGCTGAGGAAGAGCTTACCGTGCGGTCGATTGGAGATCGAACCTCGTACGTAGTGCCAGGCGTTGAATCGCTCAAGGATGTTGTGGTGGGCCAAGTACTACTGACCCGGGTGATTCGCGACCCGAATGCCGGTACATCAAAGAAAGTGGTATGGTCCGGCAGCGGAATTATCCTGTCACCGGCTGACGCCCACGCGTTACTTGAGATCACCACAGAATGGCGCCGGGAGATGGAGGTGAGCTCCGGGTCCTTTGGGTTAGGGGAGTGGCAGGAGTTCGCCAAACGCTTTGGATACATGCTGCTCTGGGCGTTCGCGCAGCTCCGCATGGATGCGTTGGTGGACGCCGTCGTCCATATTCGCTATCGCCGTCCCGATGGCCAGCCCTATCTCTATGCCGTGGCCCTGTATGACCACCACGAGTATCGCTCCTTTGTCGATGGGTTGTCCGAGATGAACGAGCTTGAGTCGGAGAAGGCGGCGTCTTCAGCTGAAAGACAAGGCCAAGCTGGACCATTCCCACCAGCGCGCACATGGGTCCAGCGTGATAGAAACGGAGGGTCTGACCGTATTGTCCTCAGGGTGACGTTAACGTCGTCTCAGCTGATGGTAGAATGCGACGGAGCTGAGCGGCTTGACCAGATCAAACATCGACTTGCGGCTATGTTTGGGTTTTCACTACATTTCCGCGATGAGACACTTGCGCCACCGGTCCGACAACTCTCAAGAGCCGAGCTCATGTCCGATGAACCGCCCACGTTGGTCGTGATGGGCGAAGAAGACCGTAGGCTGCTCAACCAGTTTCTTGAAAACGCCTACCTGGAGTGGTCGGATCAACCGCATCTCGCGCTTGGGGCTCAGACCCCTCGACATGCGGCTGCGTCTCCGGATTTGCGGGGAAAGGTGGGTGAGTTGATCGACGAAATGGAGCAGCATGATCTGGGTCGTCAACGATGTGGCCAACGCGCTTTCAATTATAATCGTCTTCGCGGGCACGTGGGACTGGAGGAACAGCCTGGTGACCTATGGTGA
- a CDS encoding Pyrophosphate--fructose 6-phosphate 1-phosphotransferase: MAIEKQRREIQVTEQRTTVGILVGGGPAPGINSVIGAATIRSILGGSDVLGIIDGFRWLMEGGTGQVRPLSIEEISRIHFRGGSHLGTSRANPTKSTELLDNVLFSLSRLGVTRLITIGGDDTAFSAMKLEERSGGRLQVVHVPKTIDNDLDLPYGIPTFGFQTARHIGVEIVKNLMVDARTTSRWYLIVTMGRKAGHLALGIGKAAGATLTIIPEEFGDRPVRLQRVLDLLIGAIIKRREQGRADGVAVLAEGLIEILDPHDLGGLEHVERDEHGHIRMTEVDMGEVLRRELTKQLHALGLSTTFVAKNVGYELRCADPIPYDIEYTRDLGYCAAQYLLDGGTAAMVSIQNGRFTPIPFKQMVDSSTGRTKVRMVDIGSQSYQIARQYMIRLTEDDLSNPDRLGRYAALSGLPIEVFRERFSAAH, translated from the coding sequence ATGGCGATTGAGAAACAGCGTAGGGAGATACAGGTGACAGAACAGCGAACTACAGTGGGGATTCTCGTCGGTGGGGGGCCTGCCCCTGGGATCAATAGCGTGATCGGCGCAGCCACCATTCGCAGCATTCTTGGAGGCTCGGATGTCCTCGGGATCATCGATGGGTTCAGATGGCTCATGGAAGGGGGAACCGGACAAGTGCGGCCGCTCTCGATCGAGGAGATCAGCCGAATCCATTTTCGCGGCGGATCTCATTTGGGCACATCCCGGGCCAATCCGACGAAAAGCACGGAGCTGCTCGACAACGTCTTGTTCTCGCTGTCGCGGCTTGGCGTCACACGATTGATCACGATTGGTGGGGACGACACCGCTTTTTCAGCTATGAAACTGGAGGAGCGATCGGGAGGTCGTCTACAAGTCGTTCACGTTCCCAAGACGATCGACAACGATCTGGATCTTCCATATGGTATTCCCACGTTCGGGTTTCAGACCGCCCGTCACATCGGGGTCGAGATTGTGAAAAATCTCATGGTTGATGCTCGCACGACATCACGCTGGTACTTAATTGTGACGATGGGGCGTAAGGCCGGGCATCTGGCATTGGGTATCGGAAAGGCCGCCGGTGCCACGCTGACGATCATCCCGGAAGAGTTTGGAGACCGTCCGGTGAGGCTCCAACGAGTCCTGGATCTCTTGATCGGGGCCATCATCAAGCGTCGGGAACAGGGTCGAGCCGATGGAGTAGCGGTGTTGGCAGAAGGGTTGATCGAAATTCTCGATCCGCATGACCTCGGTGGCTTGGAGCATGTTGAGAGAGACGAGCACGGTCACATACGCATGACCGAAGTGGATATGGGCGAGGTCTTGCGTCGGGAACTGACGAAGCAGCTTCACGCGCTGGGGCTATCCACGACCTTTGTGGCGAAGAACGTCGGATATGAGCTCCGTTGCGCCGATCCGATCCCATACGATATCGAGTATACGCGTGATCTTGGATATTGCGCCGCGCAGTATCTATTGGACGGGGGAACGGCGGCCATGGTCTCGATTCAGAATGGACGGTTCACCCCAATACCATTCAAACAGATGGTGGATTCCTCCACCGGACGAACCAAGGTCAGGATGGTGGATATCGGTTCACAGTCCTACCAGATCGCTCGGCAATACATGATTCGGCTCACGGAGGATGATCTAAGCAATCCGGACCGGCTGGGTCGATACGCCGCATTGAGCGGCCTGCCCATAGAAGTGTTCAGAGAACGGTTCAGCGCAGCGCACTGA
- a CDS encoding hypothetical protein (conserved protein of unknown function): MKILAATDGSKYGRWAIEWLADVPFIVQPVVRVLHVVDVASVRAPFMVQPIIVGAERYIQSEVNRMEKAAKVAKEESVALLAKLGLNGGVTVERGAVAGTIMKFAQRGATLLSIGSRGLDALDRFMLGSVSNHAIHHAPCSVLVVKERPRPVRHVVLAIDGSTASDKALRFLMRQINPTPDVPEREPVLVTMVHAMPYMKYPEVKEAGKRLMRRYGDKLASSGFQIREALRLGKPADEILTVAKQEKADLIVTGAKGLGAIRRVLLGSVSTRVVQHAHCGVLVVR, translated from the coding sequence ATGAAGATTCTAGCAGCGACGGATGGCTCAAAATACGGTAGATGGGCGATTGAATGGTTGGCAGACGTGCCGTTTATTGTGCAGCCGGTCGTTCGTGTTCTGCATGTTGTTGATGTAGCCAGTGTTCGGGCTCCCTTCATGGTCCAACCGATCATTGTGGGAGCGGAGCGCTACATCCAGTCGGAAGTCAATCGGATGGAAAAGGCAGCCAAGGTGGCGAAAGAAGAGTCGGTCGCCTTGCTGGCCAAATTAGGCTTGAATGGAGGGGTCACCGTGGAGCGAGGGGCGGTAGCTGGCACGATCATGAAATTTGCGCAGCGTGGAGCGACCCTTTTATCGATCGGCTCTCGTGGGCTGGATGCCTTAGACCGCTTCATGCTGGGCAGTGTCTCCAATCACGCCATCCACCACGCACCGTGTTCTGTTCTTGTGGTGAAAGAGCGTCCTCGTCCCGTCAGACACGTCGTTCTCGCGATCGACGGGTCGACTGCGTCTGACAAGGCCCTTCGGTTTCTCATGCGCCAGATCAATCCAACACCCGATGTTCCAGAACGAGAACCGGTGCTGGTAACCATGGTGCACGCGATGCCGTACATGAAGTATCCAGAGGTCAAAGAGGCTGGAAAACGATTGATGCGGCGATATGGAGATAAGCTCGCGAGCTCGGGTTTCCAGATCCGGGAGGCCCTGCGGCTGGGAAAACCGGCCGACGAAATTTTGACCGTGGCTAAACAGGAAAAGGCTGATCTGATTGTAACTGGAGCCAAAGGACTCGGCGCGATCCGTCGCGTACTCCTCGGCAGCGTGTCCACCCGTGTCGTTCAACATGCCCATTGTGGGGTGCTCGTGGTTCGCTGA
- a CDS encoding hypothetical protein (conserved protein of unknown function): protein MSALPKIDQDSLPDRLVTGLSKIGLAMKSRTWRRKGRQGIGPLQIQVLTFLRSRPNHSATVSTIARELSVKLPTASEVIRTLEQKRLVRRRRREVDNRVVTVHLTALGAKAGHVENRWPEILASATENLSTQEQVALLTALVKLIRALQLQGEIQAARMCVSCEHFSPQAHGESELPHHCGFYNVAFGDEDFRLDCPEYVETAEVDSHQTANSSESVKVAQSILV from the coding sequence ATGTCAGCACTACCGAAGATCGACCAGGACTCACTCCCTGATCGTTTGGTGACAGGGCTTTCAAAAATCGGTTTGGCGATGAAGAGCCGAACCTGGAGGCGAAAGGGACGACAAGGCATTGGCCCCTTACAAATCCAAGTGCTGACGTTTCTCCGGTCTCGCCCGAACCATTCGGCGACCGTTTCGACAATTGCGCGGGAGCTCTCTGTCAAGCTTCCCACGGCCTCTGAAGTCATCCGAACTCTTGAACAAAAGCGGTTGGTCAGACGGCGGCGCCGTGAAGTCGACAACCGTGTCGTGACCGTGCATCTGACCGCACTGGGGGCTAAAGCAGGTCACGTGGAAAACCGATGGCCTGAGATTTTGGCGTCGGCGACAGAAAATCTGTCGACGCAAGAACAGGTCGCCCTTCTGACGGCGCTTGTGAAACTGATTCGCGCGCTTCAGTTACAAGGAGAAATTCAGGCCGCGCGGATGTGTGTTTCCTGTGAACACTTCAGTCCACAAGCCCATGGAGAATCAGAGCTGCCTCATCACTGCGGATTCTACAACGTCGCATTTGGAGATGAGGACTTCCGACTTGATTGCCCAGAATATGTGGAAACTGCCGAGGTGGATTCTCACCAGACGGCCAATTCTTCTGAATCGGTGAAGGTGGCCCAATCTATTCTGGTTTGA
- a CDS encoding hypothetical protein (conserved protein of unknown function), producing MSFPTAFVVLLLSVWVMCTSCVHRIHVTPLPDEPASVSIPRSLQLIVSPPSLEGADHRPGIPLLKWSQSDLTQAISGYLQQRGTFALVSGEPGDFTLRVAIKLFLTSRQGLYHYRIVLQGDMSEAEQDVNSYRAEHTVTGSSVRWVTDSDRAPIEAALRLALEDLMGKIEEDPHFYIKQTEKSAQ from the coding sequence ATGTCTTTCCCGACTGCGTTCGTAGTTCTCCTGCTATCTGTCTGGGTCATGTGCACCAGCTGTGTCCACAGGATTCATGTGACACCGCTTCCTGACGAGCCGGCATCCGTCAGCATTCCGCGAAGCCTTCAGCTCATTGTCAGCCCTCCCTCACTGGAAGGCGCTGACCATCGACCGGGCATCCCGCTGCTGAAATGGTCGCAGTCCGATCTCACCCAGGCAATCTCGGGTTACCTGCAACAACGCGGCACCTTTGCATTGGTTTCAGGTGAGCCAGGTGACTTCACGCTTCGCGTGGCCATCAAACTGTTCCTCACCTCCCGACAAGGTCTCTACCATTATCGGATCGTCCTACAAGGGGATATGAGTGAGGCGGAACAGGACGTCAACTCGTATCGTGCTGAACACACCGTAACAGGTTCATCAGTACGATGGGTAACGGATTCCGACCGTGCGCCTATCGAAGCAGCCCTACGGTTGGCATTGGAAGACTTGATGGGGAAAATTGAGGAGGACCCTCACTTTTACATCAAGCAAACGGAAAAGTCAGCGCAGTAA
- a CDS encoding hypothetical protein (conserved exported protein of unknown function): MIAPHRFSSQTACVIALFVLIMSSCAPDPYQRRADVIKTHVEGFYGHLKANRVGAAVHENEQIEVMADQMAETVRKRGQVQGTTQVEREFALMKTARETAAQNWIALGQYFAIKEQPERARASYQRVIDTYTDSAERGYREQAVRALKDLEIVSGPDPGSTP; encoded by the coding sequence ATGATCGCGCCTCATCGCTTCTCTTCCCAAACAGCATGTGTCATAGCATTGTTCGTCTTGATCATGTCCAGTTGCGCACCAGACCCATATCAACGGCGAGCCGACGTCATCAAGACTCATGTTGAAGGCTTCTACGGTCACCTTAAGGCCAATCGCGTGGGTGCCGCGGTTCACGAGAATGAGCAGATCGAAGTCATGGCCGACCAGATGGCGGAAACGGTCAGGAAGCGTGGGCAAGTGCAAGGCACCACGCAGGTCGAGCGTGAATTCGCTCTGATGAAAACGGCTCGAGAAACGGCTGCTCAAAACTGGATTGCCTTGGGGCAATACTTCGCGATCAAGGAGCAACCTGAGAGGGCTCGCGCCTCCTATCAACGGGTGATCGACACATACACAGACTCGGCAGAACGTGGGTACCGAGAACAGGCCGTTCGGGCCTTGAAAGACTTGGAGATCGTGTCAGGGCCAGATCCTGGGTCGACTCCCTAA
- a CDS encoding Rubrerythrin — protein MSKSLKGTKSHDNLKHAFAGESQANRRYLYFARRADIEGYPDVGGLFRDTSEAETGHAFGHLDFLKEVGDPATGVPMGNTDANLKSAIEGETYEYTQMYPGMAKTARDEGFPELAEWFETLAKAERSHANRFQKGLDSLKA, from the coding sequence ATGAGCAAGAGTTTAAAGGGGACAAAGAGTCACGACAATCTAAAACATGCGTTTGCAGGAGAATCACAAGCCAACCGTCGGTATCTGTATTTCGCTCGTCGGGCGGATATTGAAGGCTATCCTGACGTCGGTGGACTCTTCCGAGATACCTCGGAGGCAGAAACCGGCCATGCCTTCGGGCATCTGGATTTCTTGAAAGAGGTTGGTGATCCAGCTACGGGTGTGCCTATGGGCAACACTGATGCGAACCTCAAGTCCGCGATCGAGGGAGAAACCTATGAGTATACCCAAATGTATCCCGGGATGGCGAAGACCGCTCGAGACGAAGGGTTCCCTGAATTGGCCGAGTGGTTTGAAACGTTGGCGAAAGCCGAACGATCTCATGCCAATCGGTTTCAAAAGGGGCTGGATAGTTTGAAGGCCTAA
- a CDS encoding hypothetical protein (conserved protein of unknown function), whose amino-acid sequence MKGFSLIQPIDARQLEKETLRIYEVCDGCRRCFNLCPSFNTLLDRIDVYEGDVAKLTPGDHQQVVDECYYCKLCFNHCPYTPPHHYEIDFPHLMVAWKKRLAAERGVRWRDRLLVMTDTIGKLGSATALITNSVLRNRFVRRILDRVMGIHQDRRLMHFSRETFPHWFGRRAKTAPADPPVRKVALFASCLVNYQVTDVGKATVQVLEKNGVHVVVPKQSCCGMPSFDIGDTQAIQQAARGNVASLLPWVLDGYDVVVPTASCSLMLKREYPELQRDEQTKQVAERTFDICEYLMEMKKAGQLATDFTMKPGRIAYQIPCHLRDQNIGFKSKELMECAGAQVEVIEHCSGHDGAWSAKTEFFSLSMKIAGKAVRAIEQVQPDLIASDCPLAGLQLDQARGSAHAHGKTVLHPIQVVRNAYGLPV is encoded by the coding sequence ATGAAAGGCTTCAGTCTCATCCAACCGATCGACGCCAGGCAGCTGGAGAAGGAGACCCTACGGATTTATGAGGTCTGTGATGGATGCCGACGCTGCTTCAATCTGTGCCCCTCGTTCAACACCTTGCTGGATCGGATTGACGTGTATGAAGGTGATGTTGCTAAGCTGACCCCCGGTGATCACCAGCAGGTCGTCGATGAATGTTACTACTGCAAACTCTGCTTCAACCACTGCCCCTATACTCCGCCTCATCACTATGAAATCGATTTTCCCCATTTGATGGTGGCTTGGAAGAAGCGCCTGGCGGCCGAGCGTGGCGTCCGATGGCGGGATCGACTGCTCGTCATGACGGATACGATCGGAAAATTGGGAAGCGCGACCGCCTTGATCACCAACAGCGTATTGAGAAACCGATTCGTGCGTCGTATCCTTGATCGAGTGATGGGAATTCATCAAGACCGCCGGCTCATGCATTTTTCACGAGAGACGTTTCCTCATTGGTTCGGCCGTCGAGCCAAGACGGCTCCTGCCGATCCACCTGTTCGCAAGGTCGCGCTGTTTGCCAGCTGCCTGGTAAATTATCAAGTAACGGATGTCGGCAAGGCGACCGTGCAAGTGCTGGAGAAGAACGGCGTTCATGTCGTGGTGCCGAAGCAGAGCTGTTGCGGAATGCCAAGTTTTGATATCGGCGATACTCAAGCGATTCAACAAGCCGCGCGAGGCAATGTCGCGTCATTGCTTCCGTGGGTACTCGATGGTTACGATGTCGTGGTCCCGACCGCCAGTTGTAGCTTGATGTTAAAACGTGAGTATCCTGAGCTTCAGCGTGATGAGCAAACCAAGCAGGTCGCCGAGCGGACCTTCGATATCTGCGAATATCTCATGGAGATGAAGAAGGCGGGTCAGCTGGCGACTGATTTCACGATGAAGCCTGGACGAATCGCGTATCAGATTCCTTGTCACCTCAGAGATCAGAATATCGGGTTTAAATCGAAGGAACTCATGGAGTGCGCCGGCGCGCAGGTCGAGGTCATCGAACACTGTTCGGGACACGATGGTGCGTGGTCGGCTAAGACGGAGTTCTTCTCGCTGTCGATGAAGATCGCCGGGAAGGCCGTTCGTGCAATTGAACAAGTCCAACCTGACCTTATCGCCTCGGATTGTCCGCTGGCTGGATTGCAGTTGGATCAAGCGCGAGGATCGGCGCATGCGCATGGCAAGACCGTCCTGCATCCGATACAGGTTGTCCGTAACGCGTATGGGTTGCCTGTATAG
- a CDS encoding hypothetical protein (conserved protein of unknown function) — protein sequence MKTLKTDDLISIEEYDRQRQSFRASIIALKQRRRISVGPLITLLFENRDTLRFQVQEMIRAEHIVDSVKVQEELDVYNALLPDPDELSATLLIEITEEATMQDKLDQFMGLDHGNKLSIIADGEAVFGEFEGGRSHESKISAVHFVRFRPTASMQRTFSDLTRPVKIRVDHGGYQHEVSVPGTMREEWLADLKSSAES from the coding sequence ATGAAGACACTTAAGACAGACGACCTCATCTCGATCGAAGAGTACGATCGGCAGCGCCAGTCGTTTCGGGCGAGCATCATCGCGCTGAAACAGCGGCGCCGGATTTCGGTTGGTCCGTTGATCACCCTCCTATTCGAAAACCGGGATACGCTCAGGTTTCAAGTTCAGGAAATGATTCGAGCCGAGCATATCGTCGATTCGGTCAAGGTTCAGGAAGAACTGGATGTGTATAATGCATTGCTGCCGGATCCCGACGAATTGAGTGCAACTCTCTTGATTGAGATTACAGAAGAGGCGACGATGCAAGATAAACTCGATCAGTTCATGGGGTTAGATCATGGCAACAAACTCTCGATTATTGCCGATGGAGAAGCGGTTTTCGGCGAATTCGAGGGTGGACGAAGTCATGAATCGAAAATCAGCGCCGTTCATTTCGTGAGGTTTCGACCGACTGCCTCGATGCAGCGAACCTTTTCGGACCTCACTCGTCCGGTGAAGATTCGAGTGGACCACGGTGGGTACCAGCACGAGGTTTCTGTCCCAGGTACGATGAGGGAAGAATGGCTCGCCGATTTGAAAAGCAGTGCTGAGTCTTAG
- a CDS encoding putative 6-pyruvoyl-tetrahydropterin synthase (Modular protein): protein MSLVLLTKRIEFAAAHRYMRMEWDEAKNRAAFGHCYNPPAHGHNYLLEVTVAGEIDPKTGMVVNLFDLKRVLLDMIEEFDHKNLNLDMPYFKDRIPTSENFAHVLWGKLATEQDIGALHALRLCEDEDLYAEVTAADGREIATVTKRYTFNAIQEGHQGRDWDCFVTIRGRIDPTTGMVTDIGALDRLVQDRIIKPFDRQDLCQVFDSDTVRGEGLTMTIWDRLIGQLAGGTLHNVRLVSNRDLSYDYAG, encoded by the coding sequence ATGTCATTAGTTTTACTGACCAAACGTATTGAGTTTGCCGCTGCGCATCGCTACATGCGGATGGAGTGGGATGAAGCCAAGAATCGCGCCGCGTTCGGCCACTGCTACAATCCTCCGGCGCACGGACATAACTATTTGCTGGAAGTGACGGTTGCGGGTGAGATTGACCCCAAGACGGGAATGGTCGTTAACCTGTTCGATCTCAAGCGGGTCCTTCTCGATATGATCGAAGAATTCGACCACAAGAACCTGAACCTCGATATGCCCTATTTCAAAGACCGAATCCCCACATCAGAGAATTTTGCACATGTGCTGTGGGGGAAGTTGGCCACGGAACAGGATATCGGGGCCCTGCATGCCCTTCGGTTGTGCGAAGATGAAGATCTGTATGCCGAGGTCACCGCTGCGGACGGTAGAGAGATCGCTACCGTCACGAAACGGTACACCTTCAACGCTATCCAAGAGGGTCATCAAGGGAGGGATTGGGATTGTTTTGTGACGATTCGTGGGAGGATCGATCCGACAACGGGTATGGTGACCGACATTGGTGCGTTGGATCGCTTGGTTCAGGATAGGATCATCAAGCCATTCGATCGGCAGGATCTCTGCCAGGTGTTCGACTCCGATACAGTGAGGGGAGAAGGGCTCACCATGACCATCTGGGACCGTCTCATTGGACAACTCGCAGGTGGAACCCTCCACAATGTCCGTCTCGTCTCAAACCGCGACCTTTCCTACGACTACGCAGGCTGA
- a CDS encoding hypothetical protein (conserved protein of unknown function), protein MSATGSLIIGIVGALMFLISLFAFSQRNWKGGLYWLLSGVGLIAFLTYMDKPSSNLWP, encoded by the coding sequence ATGAGTGCGACGGGTTCGTTGATCATCGGGATTGTCGGGGCGCTGATGTTTCTGATCAGCCTATTCGCGTTCAGTCAACGCAATTGGAAAGGCGGATTATATTGGTTGCTATCCGGTGTAGGGCTCATCGCGTTCTTGACATACATGGACAAGCCATCTTCAAATCTATGGCCCTAA
- a CDS encoding hypothetical protein (conserved exported protein of unknown function): protein MKHLLGSIALCTILLGAVPVTAHKAKDSGPVTAFHGGQALTAGPYHLELVATDGELTLYVMDHSDRGIPTEGSRAKATIQHGTEKSRTQIELEPSGENMLKGTGTFTINPDTGIIVFIKLPEQDAHAARFTPRQAKGQSAPTEGKQHRHKQPAH, encoded by the coding sequence ATGAAACATCTGCTGGGCTCTATCGCGCTGTGCACAATACTCCTCGGGGCAGTGCCAGTTACCGCCCACAAGGCAAAAGATTCCGGCCCTGTCACAGCCTTCCACGGCGGACAAGCACTCACCGCTGGCCCCTACCACCTTGAACTGGTCGCCACTGACGGAGAACTGACCCTGTACGTGATGGATCATTCCGACAGGGGCATCCCAACTGAGGGCTCGAGAGCGAAGGCCACCATCCAACATGGAACTGAAAAATCCCGCACTCAGATCGAATTGGAACCGTCCGGAGAGAACATGCTGAAGGGAACCGGAACGTTTACAATCAACCCGGATACCGGGATCATTGTCTTCATCAAGCTGCCGGAACAGGATGCCCACGCCGCTCGCTTCACACCACGCCAGGCCAAAGGCCAATCTGCCCCCACAGAAGGAAAGCAACACCGGCACAAGCAACCGGCGCATTGA
- a CDS encoding hypothetical protein (conserved exported protein of unknown function), translating to MNKLVRCLVFTALLAPTVPTWAHTDEYFESVEAPHGGQLRMTGPFHMELVAKNGNLTVYVTDHADNPISVDGGLAKANIENESTKTQVNLHPVGSNILGGSGNFSLTSSTVVIVFMKLPNQEGYAARFMPLKPKPNPSEKPQEDPSKTEGGEHHHHHHSPKH from the coding sequence ATGAACAAGCTGGTTCGTTGCCTGGTATTCACTGCACTCCTGGCTCCGACGGTGCCTACGTGGGCGCATACCGATGAGTATTTCGAATCCGTCGAGGCGCCCCATGGGGGGCAATTGCGCATGACCGGGCCATTCCATATGGAATTGGTCGCCAAGAATGGAAACCTGACGGTCTACGTCACGGACCACGCAGACAACCCCATTAGCGTCGACGGCGGCTTGGCAAAGGCCAATATCGAGAACGAATCAACGAAGACACAGGTAAACTTGCACCCGGTCGGAAGCAACATTCTCGGAGGATCCGGTAATTTTTCGCTGACATCGAGTACCGTCGTGATTGTGTTTATGAAGTTGCCGAATCAAGAAGGCTATGCTGCCCGTTTCATGCCCCTCAAGCCAAAGCCAAACCCGAGCGAGAAACCTCAGGAGGATCCATCGAAAACAGAAGGTGGTGAGCATCACCATCACCACCATTCACCGAAGCACTGA
- a CDS encoding hypothetical protein (conserved protein of unknown function), with product MSTVLDISDANYKEFTDSAGAVVVYGLATCEPCKAYDPILEEVAAKFPELKVGKAKMHVPGRCREIKKTHTFETYPTTHFFAHGKLVLTREGVVEPAELVALISDHLLR from the coding sequence ATGAGCACAGTCCTTGACATCAGCGACGCCAATTACAAAGAATTCACGGACAGCGCCGGTGCGGTCGTCGTGTACGGCTTGGCCACCTGCGAACCATGCAAAGCCTATGACCCGATACTCGAAGAAGTGGCTGCGAAGTTCCCCGAGCTGAAGGTCGGGAAGGCCAAAATGCATGTACCTGGACGCTGTCGAGAAATTAAGAAAACCCACACGTTTGAAACGTACCCCACCACTCATTTCTTCGCGCATGGTAAGTTAGTACTGACGCGCGAAGGAGTGGTCGAGCCGGCCGAACTCGTTGCACTCATTTCAGACCACTTGCTTAGGTAG